DNA from Balaenoptera ricei isolate mBalRic1 chromosome 6, mBalRic1.hap2, whole genome shotgun sequence:
ATAAGTGGTGGCAGTGGAACGTGTGTTCTAATACATTTTGGGGTCAGTGGTGTGGGAATCTCAAGGGTTAGTACTGCTCTGTCTGGACCTTACTGCAGTGTATGGAGGGGCAGTTTCCACTGCTGGCTTCTTCAAAAGTCAAGGGTGTTCACGGCCTCTCCTCCTCATGACCAAGCAGAGGGGCGGCCAAAGTGTCACTGACATTAGGGACACCTTCTCCTGGGACTCGAGTGGTTCAGCCCCTTTGTCCCCTGCACAAGATCCATCTCAAGAGGAAGGCAAGATATTGGGCAGTTAGCTCAGCTGGCTTCTTCTCTAACCAGAATCttggggctgtgttccctggGGTCTTAGTCCTGTTGGTAAATGTGGACCTTCCCTCTCATTGTTCTAGTTCTTGTAAACAGGCGTGGAAGGTACTAAAGATCCTCAGGCCATGGAGGCATAAGAGATGAGTGTTCAGGTAGCTGCCTGGACCAGCAAGAATTGACATCGATCTGAGCAAGGTGGGGAACCATCACTTTTCCTAGATACGTGCGTTGATATGAGGactagaagaaagagagagaaaagttgtGTTTACGTTGCTTGTATAACCATGTGTTTTTAGTGACTGATTCACACACTGACCCACATGGTGCTACCAGCCACAAGTGgccatagaaataaaattaattaaaattacctaaaattaaaattttggttcctcagttgcactagctATATTTCAAGTCTTCAGTAGTCACATGAAGCTAGTGCTACTGTATTGGACAaagaagatacagaatatttccatcattgtaGAAAGTCCTGTAAAGGGTTGATAATAGAGGGCTGGAAATCTCCtgcagtgcatgtgtgtgtgcttgtgttgACGTATGTTGCTTCTTTTTATGCTATTTGTGTGTTGGGTTTGACTACATGTGATTCTTAATGTGTGTAGTggagtttctgtgtgtgtgtgtgtgtgtgtgtgtgtgtgtgtatggtttgTGAGTTGTCTGGGTGACTGGATGTGGTCTTGGTATGTTTTCTTAAAACAGCTTTTGAGGTGTAATTGTTATACAAAACTGTACATATTGAATGTATACAATTTGAGAAGTTtggacatgtgcacacacatgtgaaGCCATCATCACAGTCAAGGTCATTGAAATGTCTATCTTCTCCAAAAATTTCCTTGTGTCCATTTTTTGTGGTAAGAAAACTTAACAGGGACTCTActcttttaatgaatttttaagtgcacaatatattatttttgacTCTATGCTGTATAACAGGTCTCTAGAACTAattcatcttgtataactgaaatttcatATCATTTGAGTAACACTAcgtttccccctctccccagcccttggtaacctccatttattctctgcttctatgaatttctTAAAGTGAAATCATGCACTATTTGTCCTTGTTAAGACTGGCTTTTTCACTCCagtttcatctatgttgtcacagatggcaggatttccctttttttaaaaggcaaaataatattccactgtatgtatgtgccatattttctttatccatttatctgtcaatggatatttgggttgtttccataacttaactattgtaaataatactgcaatacaCATGGGAGTGTAGATgtatctttgagatcctgatttcaattctttcttgtatatacccagaagtgggaccagaagtaggattgccagatcatatggtagttttgtttttaatgttttttgggAAActtcatgctgttttccatagcagctgcaccattttacatccacACAAACAGTGTAGCAAAGTTTTtgtttgcatgtttttaaaaagttgtgtgtgacaaaatattccatttaaaagTTGTATATAAGTTGGTCTGAATCCATACAAACCTTTACACTTTTGACTAGGGGTATAAATCAGAGAGGGCCAAAAAGAAGcaccttgggttttgtttctgtGTCACTGGGTGTCACTCTGTGTGCcactctgtgtgtctgtttttgtgtataACACACTCACAGTCTAATTTTCCTCTCCTTGAATGGGTGTAAAGCAGAGAGTGCTGAGTGCTGAGTGACTTGGAAATACGTGTATGCATTTGACCTGGTGAGACAGTCTCACAGCCTGACCTCTTGTCTCACCTCTAGACATAAACAGGCAGCTTTAAACAATTATGCTATGCTAAGTTGATGGCAGTTTGCTAAGTTGATGGCAATTCGTCCAGGTGGTTTGAAGGCTACTGAATTTCTCCAGGGCCCCAAATTTTCTTCATTGATGTTTAATGATTTCCACATTTCCACTTTGGAGAACATAGTGGGGTCAAGTTTGGAACCTTACCAAGTTAATCCAACGACTGTGAGTTCTGATACAACTTCTTGGTCCTACAACATCTGTAATATCTTGGCTCTCTGGCCACATGATTGGGCAAATACTCATGTCACTCACTTTGCGTGTATGCTCAGAACTCAGCCATTTTAAAACACTGGAgatggaaggggagagagagacaatagCAGATATGAAGGAAGTTATTTATtggcaaatttattaaaaatgcagtGAGTCAAGTGCTGTGGATGTGCTCTTCTTCAGGGGCCATTGTCTGGGTGTTTACTGTTTCCCTGGATGTGAGAGTGAAACCCCAGAAGCCAACACACATTTTCAGGAAGGTATTTGATCTTGCTTGATGGCCTCCTCCTATCTTTGTTATCTTCAGTTCCTGATGTGTGATCTTGGTCACACTCATCCTGCCtaaataatctatttatttatttatcttttcagtcactctccttttttaaaactactatttctttttttttcctttttaaatttttatttatttatttatttatttatttatttatttatttatttatttatttatttatttattttggctgtgttgggtcttcgttgctgtgcgagggctttctccagttgcagcaagcgggggccactcttcatcgtggtgcacgggcctctcactgtcgcggcctctcttgttgcagagcacaggctccagacgcgcaggctcagtagttgtggctcatgggccaagctgctctgcggcatgtgggatcttcccagaccagggctcgaacccgtgtcccctgcattggcaggcagattctcaaccactgagccaccagggaagccctggtcaccCTCCTTTTGATTGCTTCTTTTCAGTCAATCCTTTATTAACCCTTGTgacatattttctaaattaacaattttttattgtgctaaaatacgtataagataaaatttaccatttcaatgatttttaaagtacAGTTCCGTGGCATTaaacacattcacattgttgtacaaacatcagcaccatccacctccagaaattGTTTATCTTCCCAGATGGAAACTGTACCCACTGAACAATAACGCCTCATTTCTCTCCCCCGCAcaaagcccctggcaaccaccattctatttttttgtctctatgaatttgactattctaaggatctcatataagtggaattatacagtatttacaCCTTTGTGACTGTCTgactttacttagcataatgtcttcaaggttcatccatgttgtagcatgtgtcaggatttctttcctttttaaggctgaataatattccattgtaagtatagaccacattttgtttatccatttatttgtcaGTGGACACAGATTGTTTCCATCgttcggctattgtgaataatgctgctttaaacatgggtatacaaatatctctttggcccctgctttcagttcttctggATATATTAtcagaagtgaaatttctggatcatatggtaattctatgtttaagtttttgaggaactgccattatgttcccttttttccttccttccttttttgcttctttccttccttccttccttctttcttgtcaTTCTAAGTTTATGTGTTCAGCACTTATTCTGTACATGGTACATTACTTTCCCAATAATGCTttaagtggtgtgtgtgtgtgtgtgtgtgtgtgtgcaagacaGACACACGCACATAAGCTGTCTGGCTATAAAGCCATGGAAGGGACTGTATCTTATTTATTACTCTCCCCCTAATGTCTATCGTAGTGTCTTcattatgttaaaaaaagaatgaggtattcCTGATTTCAGTTGAAGAGTTTGATTGATGTTTGAATGATGTCTCCAAGTGACTGTGTCAGTGTTCAGACAAATCACATTCCACTGTTCTCACCAGACTGTATGAGGCACCAACGTGTGAGCTCAATGCAGTGAGATTTGTCTGTACAGTGACACAGCCACGTGGAGGAACATATGTGACCGTATGGTAGTCGCTCTGCTCAGTATGTCTAAGTTCCTGACGTTTCCAGTTTCTATTCATTCCCAGCAGAGATAAGAACAGCATGAGGAGGGAGAACCAGAGCAGCGTGTCCGAGTTCCTCCTCCTGGGGCTCCCCATCCGGCCCGAGCAGCAGGGCGTGTTCTTTGCCCTGTTCCTTGGCGTGTACCTGACCACAGTGCTGGGGAACCTGCTAATCTTCCTGCTCATCAGGCTGGACCCTCGTCTCCATACCCCCATGTACTTCTTCCTCAAACACTTGGCCCTCACTGATGTCTCCTTTTCATCTGTCACTGTCCCAAAGATGCTGATGAACATGCAGGTTCAGTGCCAATCTATCACATACGCAGGGTGCATTTCACAGGTGTATTTTTACATACTTTTCGGTTGTGTTGATAACCTCCTCCTCGCGGTGATGTCCTATGACAGGTATGTGGCCATCTGTCACCCTCTCCACTACACCACCATCATGATGGAGAGGGCGTGTGTGCTCCTGGTGGCTGGCTCCTGGATCCTCTCCTGTGGCAGTGCCCTTCTGCACACCCTCCTGCTGGCCCAGGTGCCCTTCTGTGATGACAACATTATTCCCCACTTCTTCTGTAGCCTCCCCATCCTACTCAAGCTGTCCTGCTCAGACACCTCTCTTAATGAGTTGGTTATATTCACTGCAGGGGCTGCGGTTGTCATTCTTCCATTGACTGGCATCCTGGTCTCTTATGGCCGCATTGGGGTCTCCATCCTGAGGGTCCCTTCTACCAAAGGGATCTGCAGGGCCCTGTCCACCTGTGGCTCCCATCTCTCTGTGGTGTCTCTGTTCTATGGAACCATTATGGCACTGTACTTTTCCTCCTCATCGGGCAACTCCAACGACAAAGACATGATTGTCTCACTGATGTACACAGTGGTGACTCCCATGCTGAACCCCTTCATCTATAGCCTAAGGAACAGAGACATTAAATTGGCTCTGGGGATTCTTTTCAGAAACAATCAACTTTTCGCCAAGTGAGGATCAGCTAGCCATGTTCTTATTTCACCCACTGACCTTGTCAGAAATGTCCTCTTAAAAAGTTGCGTGCCGACCACCCATGTCTCTAGCACCTTCCCATCTGTCCTTTACAGTCACTACGTTATTGGACCAATCCCTTTCACTTTCGTCTTATCTGTTGCCCATTTATTCTTCCATAATCCTAAATATGGCATTGCCCACAACATACATATGACTTGTGGTCTTCAAAGCACCAAACTCCTTATTAGTCAGATATGTGATTGATCATTCTGAATACGTTGCACTACTGTTTTATCTTCCTGAAGAGAGAAAGACTTGCTAAGATAACAACACACACACGAACCGCCTCTCTCAAAAGGAAAACATGACACTGACATTTTATGCTTCCTTTTAATGAAGAAATCCGGTTTGTTTTAAGCTAAGATTAGAGGTATGAAATACGATTATATTTTGGACCAAGCTATACCTTCTCATATCCTGAGTTTCTGATCCCCAGGTGGTAGACGGTCAAGATTCTCAAATGTGTTATGGCACTTCACTTTTCTGTAATGAAATGAACATTTGGAATCTCAAGTAGAGCCAGTTTAAGTTTTGTGGAATATTCTTTTGATAGGTTAAAGAACCCTCCTTAGTAATAGGTAATATAACTTTTCATTATAACTCACAGTTTCTATCTGTTgaaataaatgagatataaaCCAGCTCCTTATTTCCTCTATCTTGTCTAGTGTTTTCCAGAGCTACAAATATTCAGTTAAGTTTCTAATGTTTAGTTTTGGTAAAGTCCAGAATGCTTACCCTCTCAATGCAGTATCTAGTTAATAAAGTACTTTTGATTGTTTGCTAAAACCGAAATAAACTTTAATTTGATTATGCCTGTGACAGTAGGGAACCACAGAGTAGTCAATCCAACTACCATATTTCCCCATTCTAGGAAGGCTATTGTTTTTCCCTCTAAAATGGATTTTTGTGTGGAGAACAGCCTACAGCTGTCTGATTAATTTTAGTCTGGGAAAATGAGTGTTGTCTTTTTCCCAGAGATCTCATTTCTAAcaggaaaaaactaaaatatttactgctgACTATTATGTGCCACGTAGTTTTCTCCATTCTGGGAATActagttaaaaaaattaaccccCTTGTAGAGTTTACATTCCACACTCCTGTCCCTGCTCattgtgttcctttttttccacgGCAGTTTTGAACCTTCTAACACACCATaagctttacttatttttaaaattttcattgtttctttactGGAATGCGAGCTCTATGGAAGATGGGTTTTTGGCTGAAATAAGTAAGTTGTAAGTTTTGTTGGTAGGTAAAAACTTCTATGAATAAAGGAGGCATAAAAAAGGGGAGCAAGGGTGCTGGGGGTGAGGTACATAGTTTAACATTGTGTGGTCCAGGTAGAGCTCATTGGAAAGATAACAATCAAACAAAGATGTCAGTGAGGACAGGTAAGTGAGCCATGGGAGGATATGGACAAAATCATTCCAAGCATGGGCATCAGCACCTGGAAATACTCTGAGGGGACATGGTGCCTGGCCTATTTCAGGGACATTGAGGGGCCTCTGTAGTTGGACAGGGCCAAGTAGGGGAGGATGGTAGGCAATAAGTTTAGAGATATCAGAGGACCAGATTTGTAGGGCACTTAAGGTCATAGTAGGTGTGTTAGTctaggttctccagagaaatagaaccaatagggggtgtgtttgtgtggagagagagagagagagagatttattggaATTGGCTCATGTCATTGTGGAGGctagcaagtccaaaatctgcagggtaggctggcaggctggaaacCCAGGGAAAAGTTGCAGTTTGAGTCTGAGGCAGCCTGCTGACAGaattgtctcttcttttttttttttttaaacttttttggagtatagttgatttacaatgttgtgttggtttcaggtgtacagcaaagtaagtcagttatacatatatataaatccactctttgttctttttaagagtcctttcccatataggtcattacagagtattgagtagagttccctgtgctatacagcagtttcttattaattatctattttatatatagtagtgtgcatatgtcagtcccagtctcccaatttatccctccctcccttatcccctggtaagcataagtttgttttctacatccatgactttacttctgttttgtaaataagttcatttgtacttttttttttagattccatatataagtgatatcatatgatatttgtctttctgtgtctgacttacttcactcagtatgacaatctctaggtccatccattttgttgcaaatggcattattttgttcttttttatggctgagtaatatttcattgtatatatttgccacatcttctttatccattcctctgttgatggacatttaggttgcttccatgtcctggcatttacatttccatgtaaatagtgctgcaatgaacactggggtgcatgtatctttttgaattatcagaATTGCCTCTTCTTTGGGGGAGGTCAGTCTTTCTCTTAAGGccctcaactgattggatgagacccatCTACATTatggaggacaatctgctttattcagcgTCTGTTGATTgcaatgttaatctcatccaaaaaaataCCTTCGTGGAAACATCTAGAATTGTGTTTGACCAAATACCTGGGTCCTgcagcctagccaagttgacacataaaattaaccattgggcttccctggtggcacagtggtagggagtctgcctgccaatgcaggggacgcgggttcaagcccgggtctgggaagatcccatgtgctgcggagcaactaggcccgtgtgccacaaccactgagcctgcgcgtctggagcctgtgctccgcaacaagagaggccgcgatagtgagaggcccgcgcaccgcgacgaagagtggcccccgcttgccgcaactagagaaagccctcgcacagaaacgaagacccaacacagccataaataaataaataaataaaattttaaaaaaaattaaccattataGTAGAATTTTTGGTTTTCAGTCTGAGTGATTTTGGAACCTATTGGAAGAGATTCAATAGAGGAATAACATGACCatacttgatttttttattgtttctttaaaaacaccCAGATTTTTTGAGGTGTAagtgacatacaataaactttgTATATCTAAGGTACACAATTTGACTAgttttgacatttgtatacacccatgaaactatcaccacaaGCCATCAAGATCATGAATTTCCCTGATGCCTACCCTACTGCTCTCTCTTTACTCCTCCCATCTGGCCTCAGgggaaccactaatctgtttctgTCACATGGATTAGTTTGCATCTTCTAGAagtttaagtggaatcatacagtgtgtattcttttcttgctgccttctttcattcagtgtaaacattttgagattcattcatgttgtgctgtttatcaattctttttttaaaattggtgtGTAGATATACCACAGCTTTTTGATGGATAtgtgggctgtttccagtttctgtctattaaataaagctgttatgaacattcttttttttttttttttaattatttaattatttatttatttttggctgtgttgggtcttcatttctgtgcgtgggctttctctagttgtggcaagcgggggccactcttcatcgcggtgcgcgggcctctcactattgcggcctctcttgttgcggagcacaggctccagacgcgcaggctcagtagttgtggctcacgggcccagttgctccgcggcatgtgggatcctcccagaccagggctcgaacccgtgtcccccgcattagcaggcagactctcaaccactgcgccaccagggaagccctatgaacattcttgtataagtcaatgtatacatatatacattctttttctctaGTCACATGctaggtatatgtttaacttttttcccatttcactacttttatttttttaaatttttattggagtatagttgatttacaatgtggtgttagtttctgctgtacagcaaagtgaatcaattatacatatacatatatccactctttttttagattcttttcctatataggtcattacagagtattaagtagagttccatgtgctatacagtaggttcctattagttatctattttggtATATGttcaacttttaaagaaattttcaaactgttttatattcccactagcagtgtattAGAGTTCCAGTTCTGTCATAGCTCAACAACACTCAATAGCAGTGGTCCTttcaattttagccattctaataggagtGTAGTGGTGTAAACCAGTTTACAGACCTGGAGCCACTTGATTGGAGGGGGGTCTGGGTTTCTGTGAAAAAGAATCCTGTAACACTGGGTATTTTTTGAACTTCCTGATTCTCCCTAGCTCCGGTGCCTGGTTTTTATCATACCCGAGCACTTTTCACCATTTACCTGCCATTTGTTTTgcattaacaatttttttctgccccccctcccccaatttgCGTGTGTGTTCCACAAGAGGGATTTCTGTTTATATTATTCCCTGTTATGTCTCCAGAGTACATATCAGTGTTTACCTTTATGAGAGCCTTAATAATTATttaagtgaatgagtgaatgaatgaacagatgaattcattcaacaattaccaATCACAATTGTCTGTTGTAAGCCATAGCTGATCCCTAGTGATACAAAGACATTGACAATAAaccttaacatttattaagctttCATTATGTGCTCACTTAACCATCCTTCAAACTCACACaaagagttattattattacttccactatgaagaaactgaatctcagagatCTTTGATAAATTGCTCAGGTATGCTCTCTTAGTAGGGGGATAGCCCAGAGTCTTTTTTCCAGAGTGATAGAGTCAATCCCCCTATTCCTGAACAAAGCACAGACCGTACCTCACAGAAGACTGGGGAgacatgtacattttttttttaacatctttattggagtataagtttttacaatgttgtgttagtttctgctgtataacaaagtgaatcagctatacgtatacatacatccccatatcccctccctcttgcatctccctcccaccctccctatcccacccctctaggtggtcacagagcactgagctgatctccctgtgctatgtggctgcttcccactagctatctattttacatttggtagtgtgtatatatgtcagtgctagggggaagggtaagctgggacgaagtgagagagaccTGTACATTTTAAGGGGCTTTGTGCTTTAATGGAAGCCTGTGTAGGTGTTGGGGAGCTTGCAGAAGCTTGCTGAGGCCCTTACACTGCCTGTACCATACATTGCTGTACAGAGAAGCTGAACCATGATGTAGAGGTCCCGGGCAGTAGGGTAACTTCTACTTCCCATCTGGAGACTTAACCAGAGCCCAAGGTACCACTGACGTTAGGGACACTTTCTCCTGTGACTCCAGCTACAACTCAGTCCCTTTGGACCCTAAACATACTGCTTTCCGAGGGGCTGGGAGGAAGTTGGGCAATTAGCCCCAGTCGACTGTTCCTCTAGTCAG
Protein-coding regions in this window:
- the LOC132367958 gene encoding olfactory receptor 1J4-like encodes the protein MRRENQSSVSEFLLLGLPIRPEQQGVFFALFLGVYLTTVLGNLLIFLLIRLDPRLHTPMYFFLKHLALTDVSFSSVTVPKMLMNMQVQCQSITYAGCISQVYFYILFGCVDNLLLAVMSYDRYVAICHPLHYTTIMMERACVLLVAGSWILSCGSALLHTLLLAQVPFCDDNIIPHFFCSLPILLKLSCSDTSLNELVIFTAGAAVVILPLTGILVSYGRIGVSILRVPSTKGICRALSTCGSHLSVVSLFYGTIMALYFSSSSGNSNDKDMIVSLMYTVVTPMLNPFIYSLRNRDIKLALGILFRNNQLFAK